A window of the Pogona vitticeps strain Pit_001003342236 chromosome 4, PviZW2.1, whole genome shotgun sequence genome harbors these coding sequences:
- the KCNS2 gene encoding delayed-rectifier potassium channel regulatory subunit KCNS2 → MTGLSLRDLSDVDFEDNEISINVGGFKKKMRSNTLLRFPETRLGKLLSCNSKESILELCDDYDDAKNEFYFDRNPELFPYVLHFYNTGKLHVMGELCVFSFSQEIEYWGINEFFIDSCCSYSYHGRKMEPDQEKWEDHSDQESTSSSFDEILAFYNDAAKFDNQPFGKVRRQLWLALDNPGYSVLSRIFSVLSIMVVLGSIVTMCLNSLSDFQIMNNNGNLEEDPRFEIVEHFGIAWFTFELVARFAVAPDFLKFFKHALNLIDLMSILPFYITLIVNLVVESSPALANLGRVAQVLRLMRIFRILKLARHSTGLRSLGATLKYSYREVGLLLLYLSVGISIFSVVAYTIEKEENRALETIPACWWWATVSMTTVGYGDVVPMTTAGRLTASACILAGILVVVLPITLIFNKFSHFYRRQKQLESAMRSCDFGDGMKVVPSVNLRDYYAYKVKSLMASLTNMSRSTPSELSLNDSLH, encoded by the coding sequence ATGACGGGGCTCAGTCTAAGGGATTTATCCGATGTTGATTTTGAAGATAATGAGATCAGCATCAATGTTGGAGGATTTAAGAAGAAGATGAGATCCAACACCTTGCTGAGATTCCCTGAAACACGGCTGGGTAAACTGCTGAGCTGCAATTCAAAGGAATCAATTCTTGAGCTTTGTGATGATTACGATGATGCTAAGAATGAATTCTACTTTGATAGGAACCCCGAACTTTTCCCTTATGTATTACATTTTTACAACACTGGGAAGCTGCATGTGATGGGGGAGCTCTGTGTCTTTTCCTTCAGCCAAGAGATTGAATATTGGGGCATCAATGAATTCTTCATTGATTCTTGCTGCAGTTACAGCTATCATGGGAGGAAAATGGAACCAGATCAGGAAAAGTGGGAAGACCACAGTGACCAGGAAAGCACTAGCTCTTCATTTGATGAGATCTTGGCCTTCTACAACGATGCTGCTAAGTTTGACAATCAACCATTTGGGAAAGTCAGGCGACAGCTATGGCTCGCTTTAGACAACCCTGGCTATTCAGTCCTAAGCCGAATATTCAGTGTCCTTTCCATAATGGTTGTTCTTGGATCCATAGTAACCATGTGCCTCAACAGCCTCTCTGACTTTCAGATTATGAACAACAATGGGAATTTGGAAGAAGACCCTCGATTTGAAATTGTAGAACATTTTGGCATTGCATGGTTCACCTTTGAGCTTGTGGCAAGGTTTGCAGTGGCCCCAGACTTCTTGAAGTTCTTTAAGCATGCACTGAATCTGATTGACCTCATGTCCATCCTTCCATTTTATATCACTCTAATTGTTAACCTGGTAGTGGAAAGTAGCCCCGCTTTAGCTAATTTGGGTAGAGTAGCCCAAGTTCTGAGACTGATGAGAATATTTCGCATCTTAAAACTTGCTCGGCACTCAACAGGCCTCAGATCTCTGGGAGCCACCCTCAAGTATAGCTACAGAGAAGTAGGGCTTCTCCTGCTTTACCTCTCAGTTGGAATCTCTATATTCTCTGTAGTGGCCTATAccattgaaaaagaagaaaacagggcCTTAGAGACCATCCCTGCTTGCTGGTGGTGGGCTACTGTTAGTATGACCACGGTTGGTTATGGAGATGTTGTCCCCATGACCACTGCAGGCAGGCTGACAGCTTCTGCCTGCATCCTGGCTGGCATCTTGGTAGTAGTCCTCCCTATCACACTCATTTTCAACAAATTCTCTCATTTCTATAGGCGTCAAAAGCAGCTAGAAAGTGCAATGAGGAGTTGTGATTTTGGGGATGGGATGAAAGTGGTTCCTTCAGTCAATTTAAGGGACTATTATGCCTACAAAGTTAAATCCCTTATGGCTAGTCTCACAAACATGAGCAGGAGCACACCCAGTGAACTAAGTCTGAATGATTCATTGCATTAG